The genomic region CCGCGTCCAGTTGGTCCGGGGTGATGCGGAAGCCGTTCTCTTCGCCGCAATCCACCAACACCGGTTTACCGCCCGCCAGGATGGTCATATCCGGATAGGAGACCCAGTAAGGCGAGGGGATGATCACTTCGTCGCCGGGATTGATGGTGGCTTGGGCCAGGTTGTAGAACGCCTGCTTGCCGCCCACGGTGATGATGGTCTCATCCACCGCGTACTCCAGCTTGCACTCATTCAGATACTTGGCGGCCACCGCTTCGCGCAGGGCGGGCACGCCCGGCACCGGAGTGTATTTGGTGAAGCCGTCGCGCAGCGACTTGATGGCGGCCTCTTTAATGTGCTCAGGGGTATCGAAATCGGGCTCGCCGGAGCCCAAACCGATGACGTCCTTGCCTGCCGCTTTGAGCGCTTTGGCCTTGGCGGTGATGGCCAGCGTGGCGGAGGGTTTTACTTGTTGTACGCGCTCGGACAGGATGCCCATGGTCTTTGCTCCAATTCAAAACAGGTGGGGTGGAAGTGGAACGTCGAAATCTTTATAGCCAACCTGTTGCAGGCGGGCAACGACGTTCGCCAATAAACTCTTCATGCAATAAAAAAAGCCAGCGTCGACCTGGTGAGTCGACGCTGGCTTGTCAACGGAAAACAACAGATCCGTTACGCCTGCGCCGGCTCGGGCTCAGGAGTTTTGGTTTTGGTTTTGGCTTTCTTCTCGGCGCTCTCTTCACGCTTCTTGTCGATCCACTTGACCGCCATGAGAATGAAGCCCAGAGCGATGAAGGCGCCCGGCGGCAGCACGAAGCCTAGCGCCGGGTGGAAGCTGTCGTTGAAGATATCCACGCCAAACACCTGCCCGGCGCCGAGGATCTCCCGCGCCGCGCCTAGCAGGAACAGCGCCAGGGTGAAGCCGAGGCCCGAGGCCAGACCATCAACGGCGGCTTTAAACACCGTGGTCTTGGAGGCGAACGCCTCAGCGCGGCCGAGAATGGCGCAGTTCACCACGATCAGCGGGATGAACAGACCCAGCACTTTGTGCAGGTCGTGCATCCAGGCGTTCATGGTCAGGTCCACCAGGGTCACGAAGCTGGCGATGACCACGATGTAGGAGGGGATGCGCACTTCGCTGGGGATGAAGTTGCGCACCGTGGCCACCACGGTGTTGGCGCCCAGCAGCACCACGGTGGAGGCCAGCCCCATGCCGATGCCGTTCATGGCGGTGGTGGTCACGCCCAGCAGCGGGCACATGCCCAGCAGCGCGGCGAACACCACGTTGTTGTTCCAAATGCCGTCAGCAATGATCTTGCTGTTAGGGGTCTCTTCACTCATGTTCCAGCCTCCCTGTTGGGGGCAAGCGATGCTCGCTCACAAAGCAAACCGATGCGGCCTGCCTTTAGGATTTGTCGTCGGCCTTGGCCGGGGGGTCGGCCAGGCACTTGGCTTTGTTTTCGGCAAAGAAGTCCAGACCGCGCTTGACCGCATTGACCACCGCGCGCGGGGTGATGGTGGCGCCGGCGAACTGGTCGAAGTGGCCGCCATCCTTCTTCACCGCCCATTTGACGCTGTTCTGGCTTTCGCCCTTGAACGATTCGGGCCAGTCGGTGACGACGATCTTGTCGCCCAGCCCCGGCGTCTCAGCGTGGGCCACCACTTTGATGCCGGTCAGCACGCCATCGGTGTTCAGACCCATCATGATGTCGATGTCGCCGGAGTAGCCGTCAGGGGCGGTGACCACATAGGCCACGCCGGTGACTTCGCCGCTGATGCGCGAACGGTAGAAGGTGACCGGCTTCTCTTTACGGTGCAGGCGCTTGTCCACCAGCACCACGGTGTCGCGGTCGGGTTCATTATCGAAACCGGGGGGCAGCACCTCTTTGAGCGCGGCCAGCACCTCCTGGCGCTTGGCTTCGGCGATGGGCCCTTTGGTGACGTCATACACGCTGGCCAGCACGGTGGTGGCCACGGCCCCCACGATGGTCAGCACAATGCCCATTTTGAGAATCTGCATCAGGCGTTCTCCTTGGCGCGCTTGCTCTTGCCGTAGACCACGGGGCGCGTGTACTGGTCGATGAGCGGCACCGCGCAGTTCATGATCACCACGGCGAAGCTCACCCCCTCGGGGTAGCCGGTCCAGGTGCGGATCACGTAGGTGAGGAAGCCGCAACCGGCGCCGAAGATGATCTGACCGCGGGGCGTCACCGGCGATGTGACCATATCGGTGGCCATGAAGAAGGCCCCCAGAATCAGGCCGCCGGTGAGCAGGTGGAACAGCGGATCGGGGTACTTGTCGCCATTGACCAGCCACATGATGGCGGCGGGCAGCAGGCAGCCCGCCAGCATGGCGGCGGGGATGTGCCAGCCGATCAGCTTTTTATGGATCATGTACAGACCGCCGCCCAGCAACAGAATGGCCGAGGTCTCGCCCAGGGAGCCGCCCATCTCGCCGGAGGCGGCGTTGATGTAGTCGAAACCGAAGGTGGTCATGAGCGCTTCATGCACCGTGCGGCCCAGACCCATCTCGGTCTTGTAGTGACCCAGCGGGGTGGCGGCGGTGATGGTGTCCATGGCCGCCGAGCCGTAGTCGCCGGAGAAGATGATGGAGAGCGACTGCATGAAGCTGAAGGCGTTGTCGCCGATGATGGGCGACACCTCCGGCCAGGTGGTCAACTCCACCGGGAAGGAGATCAGCAGGAATACGCGGGCGATGAGGGCCGGGTTGAACATGTTGTAGCCCAGGCCGCCGTAGACCTGTTTGCCCACGCCGATGGCGAACACGCCGCCCACCACACAGATCCACCAGGGGCTGTGGGGCGGCAGGGTGAGCGCCAGCAGGATGCCGGTGAGCGCCGCCGACCCGTCATGCAGGGTGGAGGGGCGTCCGCGCAGGGCGTTGGCGATGAACTCGGTCACCATGCAGGCGGCGGTGGTGATGACGATCACCAGCAGCGCCGGGAAGCCGAACAGGCCCACCGACAGCAGGGTGGCCGGCATCAGCGCGGCGATCACCGTGTGCATCACCTTGGGTATGGAGTCGCCGCCATGCACGTGGGGCGAAGAACTAAATGTCAAGCTGCTCATGATCTATCCCGATTGGTGGTCAATGCCCCGATTTGGCGGTCAATGCCACGGGTTCACGCCTGCTCGTCTTCCTTGGCTGCGGCTTCCCGCGCCAGTTTGGCTTCCCGCGCCGCCTTGGCCGCCTTGGCGGCTGCTGCGGCCTTGGCGGCTTTGGCCGCTTTGTCATCGGCCGGAGCGGCTGTGGGCGTCTCATCAGAGGTTTCGGCGGCGCCGGCCTCTTTGGCTAACTTGGCTTCCCGCGCGGCTTTGGCGGCTTTGGCTGCGGCTGCGGCCTTGGCGGCTTTGGCTGCTTTGTCATCGGCCGGAGCGGCGGCGTCGCCGCCAGCGGCAGCGGCTTTGGCTTCGCGCGCGGCTTTGGCGGCGGCTGCGGCCTTGGCGGCTTTGGCCGCCTTGTCGTCACCGCCTGCCGACGCGTCCGCTTTGGCCTCGGCAGCGGCAGCGGGCTTGTTGGCCGCGGTCTTGGCCTTCAGCGCCTTCTTCTTGGCTTCACGCTCGGCCTTCTCTTTGGCCATTCGCTCCTCTTTGGCCTGGGTGCGCGCCTTGGCCAGCTCGGTCTTGCGGGCGTTGCGCTCTTTGGCCTGGATCGACAGCTTGCCGTAGCGGAAGTAGTGCACCAGCGGAATGTTGGCCGGGCAGGTATAGGAGCAGGAGCCGCACTCGATGCAGTCGAAGATGTCATACTCCTGCAGCTTGTCGAACTCATCGCTCTTGGCCAGCCACGCCATCTCCGAGGGCATCAGGCTGATGGGGCACACCTCCAGGCAGTGGCCGCAGCGGATGCAGGGCTGCTCGGGCTTCTCGGTCGCCTCTTTGGCGGTGAGGCAGAGAATGCCGGAGGTGCCTTTGACCACCGGCACGTCCAGCGCGGTCATGTCGCGCAGGGCCACGCCCATCATCGGGCCGCCCATCACCATGCGGGTGGTGTTGCCCTTCATGCCGCCGCACAGGTCGATGAGGTGACGCACCGGAGTGCCCATGAGGGTGTCGAAGTTGGCCGGGCGGGTGATGCCCAGTCCTGTCATGGTGACCACGCGGGAGATCAGCGGTTTGCCTTCGCGCACCGCTTCGCTGATGGCCAGCGCGGTGGCGACATTGTGGCAGATGACGCCGGCGTCGATGGGCAGGCCGCCCGAGGGCACCTGCTTGCCGGTGATCACTTCGATGAGCTGCTTCTCCGAGCCCTGCGGATACATCACCGGCAGCGCCTGCACGGTGATCTGCGGGTGGTCGGCGCAGGCGCGCTGCATGGCGGCGATGGCGGCGGGTTTGTTGTCCTCGATGCCGATGACGCACTCTTTGGTCTGCAGCGCGTGCAGCATGATGGCGGCGCCGTCGACGATCTGCTTGGATTGCTCCTCCATCAGGCGCGCGTCGCAGGTCAGATAGGGTTCGCACTCGACGCCGTTGAGGATCAGGATCTGCGCCACTTTGCCGCCGGGGGGCGACAGTTTGACGAAGCTGGGGAAGGTGGCGCCGCCGAGACCGACGATGCCCGCTTCGCGCACCGCATCGCGGATGGCGGAGGGTTCGGCGGTGAAGGGATCGGCGATGCCTTTGAGGCCATCGATCCACTCATCCTTGCCGTCGGGCTTGAGCACCGCGCAGAGCATGGTCAAACCGGAGGGGTGGCCCACCGGGTGGTCGACAATCTCTTCGATCACCCCCGAGGTGGGGGCGTGCACGGCGGCGGAGATGAAGCCCACCGGGTTGCCGATGCGCTGTCCCTTCTTGACCGTTTCGCCCGGATCCACCGCCGGATCGCAGGGCGCGCCAATGTGCTGATGCAACGGCACATAGAGCTTGTCCGGGATTCCCGCCGATTCGATGGAGCAGAATTGCGAGAGATCCTTATGTTCTTCGGGGTGCACCCCGCCATGAAAG from Magnetofaba australis IT-1 harbors:
- a CDS encoding RnfABCDGE type electron transport complex subunit D; the protein is MSSLTFSSSPHVHGGDSIPKVMHTVIAALMPATLLSVGLFGFPALLVIVITTAACMVTEFIANALRGRPSTLHDGSAALTGILLALTLPPHSPWWICVVGGVFAIGVGKQVYGGLGYNMFNPALIARVFLLISFPVELTTWPEVSPIIGDNAFSFMQSLSIIFSGDYGSAAMDTITAATPLGHYKTEMGLGRTVHEALMTTFGFDYINAASGEMGGSLGETSAILLLGGGLYMIHKKLIGWHIPAAMLAGCLLPAAIMWLVNGDKYPDPLFHLLTGGLILGAFFMATDMVTSPVTPRGQIIFGAGCGFLTYVIRTWTGYPEGVSFAVVIMNCAVPLIDQYTRPVVYGKSKRAKENA
- the rsxE gene encoding electron transport complex subunit RsxE: MSEETPNSKIIADGIWNNNVVFAALLGMCPLLGVTTTAMNGIGMGLASTVVLLGANTVVATVRNFIPSEVRIPSYIVVIASFVTLVDLTMNAWMHDLHKVLGLFIPLIVVNCAILGRAEAFASKTTVFKAAVDGLASGLGFTLALFLLGAAREILGAGQVFGVDIFNDSFHPALGFVLPPGAFIALGFILMAVKWIDKKREESAEKKAKTKTKTPEPEPAQA
- the rsxG gene encoding electron transport complex subunit RsxG, producing the protein MQILKMGIVLTIVGAVATTVLASVYDVTKGPIAEAKRQEVLAALKEVLPPGFDNEPDRDTVVLVDKRLHRKEKPVTFYRSRISGEVTGVAYVVTAPDGYSGDIDIMMGLNTDGVLTGIKVVAHAETPGLGDKIVVTDWPESFKGESQNSVKWAVKKDGGHFDQFAGATITPRAVVNAVKRGLDFFAENKAKCLADPPAKADDKS
- the rsxC gene encoding electron transport complex subunit RsxC, with protein sequence MGIAAKVLRAFHGGVHPEEHKDLSQFCSIESAGIPDKLYVPLHQHIGAPCDPAVDPGETVKKGQRIGNPVGFISAAVHAPTSGVIEEIVDHPVGHPSGLTMLCAVLKPDGKDEWIDGLKGIADPFTAEPSAIRDAVREAGIVGLGGATFPSFVKLSPPGGKVAQILILNGVECEPYLTCDARLMEEQSKQIVDGAAIMLHALQTKECVIGIEDNKPAAIAAMQRACADHPQITVQALPVMYPQGSEKQLIEVITGKQVPSGGLPIDAGVICHNVATALAISEAVREGKPLISRVVTMTGLGITRPANFDTLMGTPVRHLIDLCGGMKGNTTRMVMGGPMMGVALRDMTALDVPVVKGTSGILCLTAKEATEKPEQPCIRCGHCLEVCPISLMPSEMAWLAKSDEFDKLQEYDIFDCIECGSCSYTCPANIPLVHYFRYGKLSIQAKERNARKTELAKARTQAKEERMAKEKAEREAKKKALKAKTAANKPAAAAEAKADASAGGDDKAAKAAKAAAAAKAAREAKAAAAGGDAAAPADDKAAKAAKAAAAAKAAKAAREAKLAKEAGAAETSDETPTAAPADDKAAKAAKAAAAAKAAKAAREAKLAREAAAKEDEQA